A section of the Bacteroidota bacterium genome encodes:
- a CDS encoding VOC family protein — protein sequence IQHIAFAVDSVETALSDASAKGVQLIDKQPRDGAEGMSIAFLHPKSTFGVLTELCEKKK from the coding sequence ATTCAACATATAGCTTTTGCAGTCGACAGTGTTGAAACTGCCTTAAGTGATGCTTCTGCCAAAGGGGTGCAGCTTATCGACAAGCAACCCAGAGATGGTGCTGAAGGAATGAGTATTGCTTTCCTTCATCCCAAATCGACTTTCGGTGTACTTACCGAACTTTGCGAGAAGAAAAAATAA